Proteins encoded together in one Asterias rubens chromosome 4, eAstRub1.3, whole genome shotgun sequence window:
- the LOC117289353 gene encoding kinesin-like protein KIF28P isoform X3 — MSGGGESVKVAVRVRPFNTREKERGAKLVVEMEGATTRLLSVDGGEEPKTFTFDYSYWSHDGFTEQDDAVLAANPGSKYASQQNVFNDLGQGVLDNAFQGFNCSLFAYGQTGSGKSYSMVGYGPNKGIVPITCDVLFQTIEKSQGAVKYEVTFSMLEIYNEQVRDLLQKVNPKGGLAVRQNPKEGLFYVQALKKVAVGSYREIESRIEEGTSNRTVAATQMNATSSRAHTVVTIQFDQISKNESGQETKKTSVINLVDLAGSERADSTGATGDRLKEGANINKSLSSLGNVISALADLSMGKKKVLVPYRDSVLTKLLQNALGGNSKTIMIAALSPADINHDETLGTLRYADRAKKIKNKAVVNENPVEKLIRELRAENERLKTAMSGGTLPSAADQSSVNMSPEEKERMRQEMMEEIKAQLSANQEAMEDFDWDKKHAQQKEDDPSGLTDKAVMQSRKNKEPYFANLNEDNMLSGVVFYFLAASETTIGRKDADPQPTVMLSGLSISKKHAIITNVNGEITLKPYSSSCKIKVNGLPLTGARNLEHLDRVMFGSNHMFVFHNPINPKAPEGTPNNIEWDFAQKELAEARGLTAGGNLTKDQQRAQDQILELLPMVNEVNAVSEELDKHKGFEIVLLSEEAQEGNNRETKVMVKMKDLLNRNSWLWERGKFINRRYVIQDLYQRYIDGDEGIMNIPKEEDPFWEPAEDVLIGTANAFLQSLGFNLDFDGKITVTDFKGKEEGSLIVCIEPCDQKGKSIEEDDFVDEPNELLGKPYHFKVSIRNGEVHKSRFSKGLKVKYKCYNEQEFTLTNEIKDTLSPEWNHSRIVSIPSVTEDVLAYFENSSIKFSLYGKQIDSAPDSKLSKLTTKELRQMENMQDSGRKTRIGSMAPEGDGQDEAGQIKGELLLLKRKYERLEKKERRLQEICKQWEDKPREEQLFDPFYRSVSAVAYSTGSKLKTRVHMLNKIVRLQKMVKEGNGKVVQANGGGGGGGGEKTEGGSRACSVM; from the exons ATGTCGGGTGGGGGAGAATC GGTGAAGGTGGCCGTGAGGGTCCGACCATTTAACACAAG GGAGAAGGAACGAGGAGCGAAGCTGGTTGTTGAAATGGAAGGAGCAACAACAAGACTTCTCAGTGTTGATGGAG GTGAAGAACCCAAAACA TTCACATTTGATTACTCCTACTG GTCACATGACGGCTTCACAGAGCAGGATGATGCTGTTTTAGCTGCGAACCCCGGCAGTAAATACGCATCTCAACAAAATGTCTTCAATGATCTCGGCCAAGGTGTCTTGGACAATGCCTTCCAAG GGTTCAACTGTTCACTGTTTGCGTACGGCCAAACAGGATCCGGAAAATCCTACTCCATGGTCGGCTATGGACCAAACAA GGGTATTGTTCCCATTACCTGTGATGTCCTGTTCCAGACAATAGAGAAGAGTCAGGGTGCTGTG AAATATGAGGTCACCTTCTCCATGCTTGAGATTTACAATGAGCAGGTTCGTGACCTTCTGCAGAAGGTCAACCCAAAGGGAGGCTTAGCAGTTAGACAGAATCCCAAGGAAGGGCTCTTCTACGTCCAAGCACTGAAGAAGGTTGCTGTGGGTAGCTACAGAGAAATTGAGAGCAGAATTGAAGAGG GTACGTCCAATAGAACTGTCGCAGCCACCCAGATGAACGCAACTAGCAGCCGAGCTCACACGGTCGTCACTATTCAGTTTGACCAAATCAGCAAGAACGAATCTGGACAGGAGACCAAGAAGACTAGTGTTATCAACCTGGTAGATCTCGCAG GTAGTGAACGTGCAGACAGTACTGGAGCCACTGGTGACAGACTAAAAGAAGGAGCTAATATCAACAAATCATTGTCTTCACTTGGAAACGTCATCTCT GCTTTGGCAGATCTCTCCATGGGTAAAAAGAAGGTGCTTGTTCCATACCGTGACTCAGTGCTCACCAAACTACTGCAAAATGCCCTGGGTGGTAACAG CAAAACTATCATGATCGCTGCCCTTTCTCCGGCCGATATTAACCATGACGAGACTTTGGGCACCTTACGCTACGCTGACCGTGCCAAGAAGATCAAGAACAAAGCCGTGGTTAACGAGAACCCGGTGGAGAAGTTGATTCGAGAGCTGCGAGCGGAAAACGAGAGACTTAAGACTGCAATGTCTGGAGGGACACTACCATCAGCAGCCGACCAAAGCAGTGTCAACATGTCCCCGGAAG AGAAAGAGAGAATGAGGCAGGAAATGATGGAAGAGATAAAAGCCCAGCTATCGGCCAACCAAGAAGCCATGGAAGACTTTGACTGGGACAAGAAG CATGCCCAACAAAAAGAGGACGACCCAAGTGGTTTGACTGATAAAGCCGTCATGCAATCCCGCAAGAACAAAGAACCTTACTTTGCCAACTTGAACGAGGATAATATGCTGAGCGGCGTGGTCTTTTACTTCTTGGCTGCCAGCGAGACGACGATTGGACGCAAAGATGCCGACCCTCAACCAACCGTTATGCTGAGTGGCCTCAG CATCTCCAAGAAGCACGCCATCATCACCAACGTTAATGGGGAGATCACCCTCAAGCCTTACAGCTCAAGCTGTAAGATCAAAGTCAATGGTCTTCCCCTGACAGGAGCCCGCAATCTGGAACATCTTGACCGTGTCATGTTCGGCTCCAACCATATGTTTGTCTTCCACAACCCCATCAATCCCAAGGCGCCCGAGGGGACACCCAACAATATTGAGTGGGATTTCGCCCAGAAGGAGTTGGCCGAAGCTAGGGGATTGACGGCGGGTGGGAACCTGACAAAAG atcaacagagggcgcaggATCAAATCTTAGAATTGCTGCCGATGGTGAATGAGGTGAATGCAGTCAGTGAAGAGCTGGACAAACACAAAGGCTTTGAGATTGTACTGCTTAGTGAAGAGGCACAGGAAGGAAATAACAGAGAGACAAA AGTCATGGTAAAGATGAAGGATCTTCTGAATCGGAATAGTTGGCTTTGGGAAAGAGGAAAATTTATCAACCGTCGCTACGTCATCCAG GATCTGTACCAAAGATACATCGATGGCGATGAGGGCATTATGAACATCCCTAAGGAGGAGGATCCATTCTGGGAGCCAGCAGAAGACGTCTTAATCGGCACGGCAAACGCCTTCCTACAGAGTCTGGGTTTCAACCTAGACTTTGATGGCAAGATCACAGTTACTGACTTCAAG GGTAAAGAGGAAGGTTCGCTGATTGTGTGCATTGAACCATGTGACCAGAAAGGTAAATCCATTGAAGAAGATGACTTTGTAGACGAACCCAATGAGCTCTTGGGTAAACCCTATCACTTTAAG GTGTCCATCCGTAACGGTGAGGTCCACAAGTCCCGCTTCTCCAAAGGGCTGAAAGTGAAGTACAAGTGTTACAACGAGCAAGAGTTCACCCTAACCAACGAGATCAAAGACACGCTGTCGCCGGAGTGGAACCATAGTAGGATCGTCTCCATCCCGAGTGTCACCGAAGACGTCTTGGCGTACTTCGAGAACTCCAGCATCAAGTTTAGTTTATACGGCAAACAGATCGACTCGGCACCAGATTCTAAGCTCTCGAAACTCACAACAAAG GAGCTGCGTCAGATGGAGAACATGCAGGATTCAGGGAGGAAGACTCGAATCGGCTCCATGGCTCCAGAGGGTGATGGACAAGATGAAGCTGGGCAGATCAAAGGAGAACTATTGCTCCTTAAAAGGAAATATGAGAGATTGGAGAAGAAAGAGAGACGATTACAG gAGATTTGCAAGCAGTGGGAGGACAAACCGAGAGAAGAGCAGTTGTTTGATCCGTTCTATCGATCGGTCTCGGCCGTAGCGTACAGCACAGGGTCTAAACTGAAGACTCGAGTGCACATGCTGAATAAA